TGCATCAAATCCGCTCCCGCTGGAATCAGTTAGGTCATTATCCATCTTCCAATGCGCTGCTAGACCTTCCAAAACTAAATTCCCCGGCCTTGAATTGAGCGAACTGCCCGTCGAGTTCGTTATCTTACAGAAATACTGCCCTTCATCTGCATTTTGAATATTGGATATCTGCAAGGTATCTGTTGAGACTCCGGAATATTTTTCATTGTTCGCCAGAGCAGCAGGCTCGGGATCACCCTGTTTATACCACTGGCAATTCTGAAAATTAGCGGCTTGCACCTGAAAAACGGCCGAACCGCCAATCTCTGCCAATTGCAAATCTGGTTCTTTTAAAAAGGTCATAAGGCCCATATCGCCTCGCAGCGCTGCCACCATTCGGATATGACGGACTCGTTTCAGCTGCCCATCTTCATTGGCATAATTCAAACCATACGGCCAGATATGAGTACTGTCTGCATGAAGCACTGCCTCAGGCCCATTAAACTCCTTTACCTGCGAAGTAGCATATTCGCCTGTCCACACATTACCGTCGCGGTTTGCGTCCCAGCTATTATATAGGCCGCTGTACGTCCCCACACCTAATGTATGAGAAATCTCATGCAGGGCTGTCCGTGTACTCCTTGACCCGCCAAATTTAATGATTCCCAGTATATTTGCATTGGCTGTCGGCACACCTGGAGCATAGCGGATAGACAAATTTTTATTAAACGAACCGTACTTATTGTAGAGGTCAACCGCTTCCTTGATGGAAGTTTCGATCTCACTGCGAATATCCGCGGGCCAATCATCTGGCTGATAAAGTTTATAAGTAATATCAGCCGAAAGCGATGCCGGCCACGCAAAGACATATCCTATTAACACCAGAATAAAAGTGTTCAAATTCGCTTTGGATGCAAAATAATTCATAAAATAATACCTAAATTTAATTTGATTTGGTTTTCATGGCTGCAGCGGAAACAATAGGATATAATGCTTTTATTGCCATATCTTTACAAAATATGCGGTTTCTCAGTTATCAATTATTTACGCATGATAACGGAAAAAATCGGCGGACTCTCAGGCAGAGAGCCCGCCGATAATAATTATTGATGCTTTTATTCAACTACTGGATAAATTCCGCTGTTTAGCCAATTCACAGCTATATATGCGAAATCATGCATATCTATCATGCAGTCTGGCTCTCCTTCAGGCCCGCTGACATCAACAGCCTCGCCGTATTCAAGCAGGCAGAGCTGTTTATCAGGCTCGGTTAGGTTATTGTAAAGATCGAGAATTTCAGTGTCAGGCTTAGCATAAGTGTAAACCCTTACATCATCAATCTGCCCTTCAAGAGGAGTTGCGCCTGTAACCTGTTCCGCTCCTATAACCAGCGGATTATCTGTAAGCAGAGGAGCTGACTCCGGATAAGCTGCTGAGGCCTTCTCTTCGCCGTCAACATAGAGCTTCATCTCACCTGTTTCACCGTCATAAGTTGCAGTAATCATATGCCACTGCCCATCAGTAACAGCGACATCACTTGAAATTGAGCCTACTTCACGGAATGTAAAAACTGCCAGCCCTGAGCCGTTTGTCTCGATTACAAGGCCTCGCCATGGGCTGTAGCCATCACGGTCCTGCTTGCATACTAAGCCGTGCCAGCCTTCCAGATCAGATTTCATCCAGAAATTAACAGTTAATCCGAGATGGTAGAAATTAAATGCATCTTCACTGCCCGGAACCTGAACGTGATTCGGGTCGTTAATGAGTGATAAAGCGTTTCCGTCTTTACCAGAAGCGAAAACTGCCGGCGGGTCGGTATGCGATGCGTCAAAGCCGCTGCCGCTGAAATCAGTGAGGTCATCGTCCATCTTCCAATGTCCTGTTATGCGCTCTGTAACAAGACGGGCAGTGTCGCTGTAAACGGCCTCTTCAACACCTGATTCATTCCAGATCTGGCAGTAATAGTAGCCTTCATCGCTAACCTGAATGTCTGTGAGGTCAAGCGAGTTTGTAGCGGGGCTTGCTAAAGGCCCTGCCGGATCGCCTACTGGAGTATCCAGAGGCAGGCCTGTTCCTTCATCAAAGGCCGGCTCTACGCCGTTACACTTATACCACTGGAACTGCATATCTGTGATGCCCTCGGCCTCAACTGAGAAAGATGCGCTGCCGCCCTGCGGGACAAGCGTATCATCTAAAGACTGACTTGTGATCTCAGGGATTGCTGGTACAGTTTCAAAAGTCCAAACCGGGCCTTCAGATACTACATAAGGATCGCCGCCCGGGATATCGTTGGGCTCACGGGCATCAACACGCCAAAAGTACTGTGTTCCGTTATCAACATTCTCGGCATTGAAATTAAAATCGTCGGACTGATCTGTTGTATATTTCACTATTGGCAGATTTTCCGGCTCTGTGCCTAAATGAACTTCATAAGTGATTCCAAGACCTGCTGCCGAATCTTCCTGCCCCCAAGACAGATCAACCGCCTCTACAGGCAAATCGATTGAGTTGTCTGCTGGAGAAGGACTGATTGCCAGATAAGGAGATTCTGCATAGATATTATAAACGCCTTCGCCCATATCTTCATAAACGATAGAAGAATCTGGAACCGTAGAAGTTATCTGTCCGGCGTCTATGAAGGCCTGAATCGCAGCGGCATCAAGGCCGCTTGTCTCGAGCAGGCCGCCTTTAAGATCTATGAAACTGTTTTCCCCTGCGAAAGAAATAGTGCCGGCCTGTACAAGCCCGCCCTGAATGGTCAGTACTGAATCGTTTTGAACGCTCAGGTCTGGGGTTTCAACCGTGCCGTTTAGAACCGTCATAGAACCGGTAGCGTTTTGGCCCACGTTAAGCCATTGGGTGGCCGTAATTTTGCCGCCCTTGACCACAGCCTCGCTATTGTCGGTCCCTGAATTGGCGCACACGCGAACTCTGGCGGTACTGATTTCACCGCCGGAAATTTCAAGATAACCTTGAGATTGGCTGCCGACGTGAACTTCCTTACCTGCTCCACTATATAGACCGCCGTTATGGATCCACTGACCGAAAGAGCCCGCTCCGATTCCTAAGGCAGCACTTTGATACCACACACCGCCATTGAATGTGATGGTTGCGGGTTCATCGAGGCCGACATTAATAGCGCTCCAGTTAGCGCCTGTATAGTTTTGCGAAGGCATCTCATAGTTATACACGCATTGGTTTACTACATCCACAGGACTTTCGCCAAATCTCATCGAACCGCCGTTGTTGTCTGCCTCGCCGGGGAGTTCGGTCGCATCGACTATGCCATCATTGTAGTCGCATTTCCAGTTGTCCAAATTAGACCACTCGGAGCTTACAGCACCTTCCCAGTAGTACACTCTAGCCTGCGCAGTGAATGAAAGAAACACTACGGCAGCGCACATTGTTAAATAATTTAACTTCATCATTATTACCTCTTAAAAAAATTAACTTTTCCAGCTCTACTCAAGCTGAATACTATAACGTTACGCTAATAAACAACATTTCAAAGCATAGAAACCTCCGCTAAAGATAAATTAGTAAAAACATTTTCAAAAATCGATTTTCAAATACATTCAAAGGTTTATATCTTAAGGAGTGCTATTTTTCTCTGCAGAGCAAAAAAAATTAAAAATTTTTCATACAGCGTAAAAAGGAGGCTATTCAAATAACGAATAGCCTCCCACTCGATCTTTTCAGTTAAATTAAAGCCTGCTGAAAGATTTGAGCATCTTCTTTCTTAGAATTCTAAGCTTCCCTCAAGCCTTATGTCTTTTGAAGAGCTGCCTGCCATAATCACAAACTCCCCTGGTTCTGCAATCCAGCAGTCGAGCTCTGGGTTGAAGAATGAAAAATCTTCTTTGCTGAGGGTGAATTGAACTGTCTTAGCCTGCCCCTTATTGAGAGATATTTTCTCAAAGCCCTTCAGCTCTTTGACTGGTCTTTTAAGAGAACTCTTTTTATCGTGGATATAGATCTGTACGGTTTCCTTGCCCATTCTTTTGCCGGTATTCTTAACCGTGAGGGAAACGTTTGCCGTGAACGGCTCTTCGCTGGTAATTTTCAGATCGGAATATTCAAAGTTTGTATATGAAAGCCCGTGGCCAAAGGCAAACTCCGGCTCAACGTCCATCGTGTCGTAGTAGCGGTATCCCACGAAAATCCCTTCCTTATGCTCCACCTCGCCGTTCTCGCCCGGGTATTCGCCGATTGCGAAGGCAGGGGTGTCTTCGAGTCGTTTGGGCAAGGTAACAGGCAGCTTGCCTGAGGGATTAACCTTGCCGAAAATAATATCAGCTATGGCTTCTCCGCCTCTCTGGCCGGCATACCATGCCTGAATCACAGAAGGCACGTCCTCAAGAAAGCCGCCCATCTCAACAGGCGAGCCGCCCACCATAACAACAATAGTATTCGAGTTCGCCTCAGTGATTGCCTTGATCTGCTCTGCCTGCCTGCCCGGGAGCTTCATATCCGGCTTGTCTTTGCCTTCTCTGTCGTATTCATGGCTCAGCCCCGCAAATACAACTGCCGCTCCGCAGCGGGAAGCCATCCGAGCGTCTTCCTTGAATATCTTGTTATGATTCATTTCTTTTCGCCAGAGCAGCTCAACTACAGAATCTTTCAGGCCGTTGTAATATTCAATTTTTATCTCACAGGTTTTATCTTTCTCAAGCCTGTACTTATCCGTTTCAAGCTGTGCGCCGTGGTTGCCCCAATTATCCACAACAAGCTCTCCGTCAATAAACAGCCTCGATCCGTCGTCGCTGTTGAGCCCGAATATATAATCCCCTGTTTCATCAACCCTCACAGCACCAGTCCACCTTACAGAGAAGTTCGTTTTGGGCAGTTTTTTTGCCGGCGATTTTCCCGTCCAGTTGAAATTTACCTGACTGTCAATTTGCACTTCAGCGTGGCTGCCATCGAAATTTTTGTTATCGTAGTAATGGCCGATTAGCCCGTTTTGATTGGATGATTTTGAAGTAAGCAAGTTTTTAGCTGGTATGGGCTTCAATTCCTGCTTCCCGCTGTAGGGCTTGTAAAGCAGCTCTGTATTGCTCTCTTCGCAAGCCATCCGCATACCCTCCAGCGGAGTGATTTCATAATCGCAGTGTATAGCACTGCTTCCTCCTCCTTCACTGTGAGTTTGATCTGCATTTATCCCAGTGATAAATATAGAGTCTAAGCCTTTCTTATCCAGCGGCAGGGCTGCTGGTGAATTTTTCAAAAGCACGATTGCCTCCCTTGCCGTCTCAAGTGCAATCTTTTCGTTTGCCTTTTTATCAAGCTTAGGTCTTTGCCGCTTGGGCGATTCTTTGAGAGCTCCAATTTCATAATGCAGCCTGAGCATCCGCCTTACCATATCATCAACCCTGCTCTCAGGGATCTCTCCATTTCTGCACCCTTCAAGAAGCGGCTCGCCGAGATAGTTGTTATCATTGCCGGGCATTTCGAGGTCGAGCCCGCCCTCAGCAGCATTAACGCTGTGAACAGCTCCCCAGTCGCTCATAACAAGTCCGTCAAAACCCCATCTCTCTTTAAGTATATCGGTTTGGATAAAACCGTTTTCTGAGCAGTATGTCCCGTTGAGCTTGTTGTATGCGCTCATAACGGTTAGCACATTCCCCTCCTGCACACTGGCCTTGAAGCCAGGAAAATATATCTCGTGCAGCGTTCTTAAGTCAACGTTTTCGTCTATACTGAACCTTTGCCTTTCCTGGCTGTTCGCAACAAAGTGTTTCACGCAGGTTGCAACGCCGGTACTCTGTACGCCCTTGATGTATGGAACAATAAGCTCTGATATGTGGTAAGGATCTTCGCTCATATATTCGAAAAATCGCCCGCAGAGCGGGTTTCGGTTGATGTTGATTGCCCCGCCCAAAATTACATCTCTCCCGGAAGCACCGGTTTCAGTTCCCAAGGCCTTGCCGTAGTCTCTGATAAGCTCTCTGTTCCAAGTAGCTCCAACAGAAATGCCTGTTGGGAAGTAGGTGTGGGCTTCATCCCTGTTAGGAAGGTGTTTTCTGTCTCTGTATCTAATTCCAACCCCGTGAGGCCCGTTTACAACTTCAAGCGATCTTATCCCGAGACGTTCTACTGATGCTGTGGTAAAGCGAGAAGCCCCATGACATAGTGATACCTTCTCCTCAAGCGTCATTTTCTTTAGCAATTTTTCCACAGTTTCCTCTCTGTGCAGGCTTGCTGATGCCATGCTGGAATTGATTGCCAATGCAAGAGCAATCAATAACAATAATTTCCACAGCCATCCCATAGGTCCATAGATTTATCGTTGAGGGCTTGTTTATTGTATTAAAACGCCCTTTTCCTGAAGGATTTCAATCACCCCAGTTTGCATTTTTTTGGCTATTGTTCAATTGTCAGTTATTTGCTCAATACTGCCCACTCTTTTTTCACCTCTTTCTTTGCGTAAAATCTTGCTACATATTAAAACCTGGCAAATAAGCCTGCTGAGGGCTTGCAACCATACGCGGTGAACCACGTGCTGTCCCACAGGCAGCCATAACGCTAAAAACATCCAGCCGGCTGAATAATACACCCCTCAGCAAAGTAAACAATCGACTGAATGTTCCTTTCCATTTGCCGAGGAAACCTATATACCGTATTAAAATATAAGCAAGCATTGCCGTCCATACTTGCCATAGAATCGCTTCTTGGCTATGCCCTAGGAAATCGCTTAGCTGCAAAGTCTGCTTTATTTGCTTGAAAAACACCTCTATGCCCCATCGGCATTTATATAGGCCGCAGATACTGCTCGGCGCCCACTGAGTATTGTTAGTGATAAATTTCATAAGCTTTTTCTCGCCGTTAACTTCCACATAAGCCTTAACCAAACGGAGCTGCTTCGGGTAGGCCTCATAGCTTTTCGGCATTTCAAGTTCAATTAATGCATCGTATTGGATATCACCTTTTGGTTCTGTATTCTGTTTAACAAAACGATATTTCATATTGTCTTTGGCTCTGGTAACCCAGAATAATTCTCGCCTGTCAAGATCAGCCAGATGCTTAAAATCCACGTAAGCCTTGTCAAAAACCGCTATTTCGCCGCTTTTAAGGTTCTGACAGAGCTGATAAGCCTCTGTCGAATCATGGGTTGAGGCTTCTTTTACAATAGCAAATTGAGGCAGGAATGTCTGGAGATTAAGCTGCATGTGGCACTTTGCAGCGGCTTTGCGTCTGCGATGTTTAGCCCAGTCAATACAGTTGGCTACAAGCTGAATCGTTGTTGAATCAACCGCATATATTGCTCTCTTAAAACGCCTTGGAAGGCCGGAGTATTTATGACCTCTGCCAAAATTAGGATGCTGGGCTTGGATATGGGACAGCACCTCCCAGAAGAGAGTCTCTGCCATACGAGGATCTCGAACCCTGTTTGCATGAGAAAGCCCATTCCTGCTTGGTGGGGTTGCACGGCGAATAGGAATCAAAGCTCCGGAATGATTACGCAATGTGTCGGCAACGTCGTTCAGCGAGAGGCTGTGAGCAATCTGGACATGAAGCATAGATACAATGTGAGACCAGCACGAAAATGTTCGTGATTGCTTGTCAATACCGTAAAACCGGGATAATTTTGAAACAAGATAAGCAGGAATATATTGGCATATCTGCTTGAGAACTGTATATTGATGCTTAGCGGGTGTCATGAGTTACTCCTAATTTTTGGTTAGTTTGTTGAAATTAGTGTAACTCATACCCCGCTATTTTCAAAGAAACATCTTATATTTTGTTCTTCTATGGGATGGCTGTGAATAATTTCTTAAATCCTTTAATCATTGTCATCTTGAAAATCCTTAAAATAGAGTTAAAAATTGCGATATTTCTGTTGCTAAAAAGTTTCAATGGGACCTTTCAGCGTCTTTACTTCTCTTATAGATTATATTGTGCCTAATGTTTCTTCTTTCGGTTTTAGTCCACGGTTTACGTGCGGGAAAAGGGCCTTGGATATTCCAACCCGCGGGTGATAGCAGCCTGTCATAAGAGCCGCTCTTGAGGGGCTGCATACGCTCTGGGATACGTGGAAATCGGTAAATCTCATCCCCTCAGCGGCCATTTTGTCTAAGTTGGGGGTTTCGAAGCCCTCTGCTCCAAAACAGCCCACGTCTTCATATCCCTAATCATCTGTGAATATTACAACAAAATTCGGCAGTTTCTGCGCTGCAGCGGCTGATAAGCTATCTGCAAGGCCGCCGGCGCGTTTTAGAAAATTTCTTCTGATGAAACGTTTGATATAACGCCCTTTCTTTTCAAGCTGTTAAACAGCAAAAATTCATTGAAAGCGTTTTTAATCTACCCACAATACTATAAAGCAAAGCTCCGCTAAAGATAAATTAGTAAAAACA
This window of the Sedimentisphaera salicampi genome carries:
- a CDS encoding LamG-like jellyroll fold domain-containing protein — its product is MNYFASKANLNTFILVLIGYVFAWPASLSADITYKLYQPDDWPADIRSEIETSIKEAVDLYNKYGSFNKNLSIRYAPGVPTANANILGIIKFGGSRSTRTALHEISHTLGVGTYSGLYNSWDANRDGNVWTGEYATSQVKEFNGPEAVLHADSTHIWPYGLNYANEDGQLKRVRHIRMVAALRGDMGLMTFLKEPDLQLAEIGGSAVFQVQAANFQNCQWYKQGDPEPAALANNEKYSGVSTDTLQISNIQNADEGQYFCKITNSTGSSLNSRPGNLVLEGLAAHWKMDNDLTDSSGSGFDAAHTNPPAVFAAGKDGIALSLINDPKHVQVPGSEDAFNFYHLGLTVNFWMKSDLEGWHGLVCKQDRDGYSPWRGYVIETNGLGQATFGYREVGGVTSDVAVTDGQWHMITATYDGETGEMKLYIDGEENASEAYPNAEPLLSDNPLVIGAEQVTGGTPLEGLIDDVRVYTYAKADTEILDLYNNLTEPDKHLCLLDYSEAVDVSGPEGEPDCMIDIHDFAYIALNWQNSGIYPASE
- a CDS encoding LamG-like jellyroll fold domain-containing protein, producing MMKLNYLTMCAAVVFLSFTAQARVYYWEGAVSSEWSNLDNWKCDYNDGIVDATELPGEADNNGGSMRFGESPVDVVNQCVYNYEMPSQNYTGANWSAINVGLDEPATITFNGGVWYQSAALGIGAGSFGQWIHNGGLYSGAGKEVHVGSQSQGYLEISGGEISTARVRVCANSGTDNSEAVVKGGKITATQWLNVGQNATGSMTVLNGTVETPDLSVQNDSVLTIQGGLVQAGTISFAGENSFIDLKGGLLETSGLDAAAIQAFIDAGQITSTVPDSSIVYEDMGEGVYNIYAESPYLAISPSPADNSIDLPVEAVDLSWGQEDSAAGLGITYEVHLGTEPENLPIVKYTTDQSDDFNFNAENVDNGTQYFWRVDAREPNDIPGGDPYVVSEGPVWTFETVPAIPEITSQSLDDTLVPQGGSASFSVEAEGITDMQFQWYKCNGVEPAFDEGTGLPLDTPVGDPAGPLASPATNSLDLTDIQVSDEGYYYCQIWNESGVEEAVYSDTARLVTERITGHWKMDDDLTDFSGSGFDASHTDPPAVFASGKDGNALSLINDPNHVQVPGSEDAFNFYHLGLTVNFWMKSDLEGWHGLVCKQDRDGYSPWRGLVIETNGSGLAVFTFREVGSISSDVAVTDGQWHMITATYDGETGEMKLYVDGEEKASAAYPESAPLLTDNPLVIGAEQVTGATPLEGQIDDVRVYTYAKPDTEILDLYNNLTEPDKQLCLLEYGEAVDVSGPEGEPDCMIDMHDFAYIAVNWLNSGIYPVVE
- a CDS encoding glycoside hydrolase family 3 C-terminal domain-containing protein, with translation MEKLLKKMTLEEKVSLCHGASRFTTASVERLGIRSLEVVNGPHGVGIRYRDRKHLPNRDEAHTYFPTGISVGATWNRELIRDYGKALGTETGASGRDVILGGAININRNPLCGRFFEYMSEDPYHISELIVPYIKGVQSTGVATCVKHFVANSQERQRFSIDENVDLRTLHEIYFPGFKASVQEGNVLTVMSAYNKLNGTYCSENGFIQTDILKERWGFDGLVMSDWGAVHSVNAAEGGLDLEMPGNDNNYLGEPLLEGCRNGEIPESRVDDMVRRMLRLHYEIGALKESPKRQRPKLDKKANEKIALETAREAIVLLKNSPAALPLDKKGLDSIFITGINADQTHSEGGGSSAIHCDYEITPLEGMRMACEESNTELLYKPYSGKQELKPIPAKNLLTSKSSNQNGLIGHYYDNKNFDGSHAEVQIDSQVNFNWTGKSPAKKLPKTNFSVRWTGAVRVDETGDYIFGLNSDDGSRLFIDGELVVDNWGNHGAQLETDKYRLEKDKTCEIKIEYYNGLKDSVVELLWRKEMNHNKIFKEDARMASRCGAAVVFAGLSHEYDREGKDKPDMKLPGRQAEQIKAITEANSNTIVVMVGGSPVEMGGFLEDVPSVIQAWYAGQRGGEAIADIIFGKVNPSGKLPVTLPKRLEDTPAFAIGEYPGENGEVEHKEGIFVGYRYYDTMDVEPEFAFGHGLSYTNFEYSDLKITSEEPFTANVSLTVKNTGKRMGKETVQIYIHDKKSSLKRPVKELKGFEKISLNKGQAKTVQFTLSKEDFSFFNPELDCWIAEPGEFVIMAGSSSKDIRLEGSLEF
- a CDS encoding IS4 family transposase, translated to MTPAKHQYTVLKQICQYIPAYLVSKLSRFYGIDKQSRTFSCWSHIVSMLHVQIAHSLSLNDVADTLRNHSGALIPIRRATPPSRNGLSHANRVRDPRMAETLFWEVLSHIQAQHPNFGRGHKYSGLPRRFKRAIYAVDSTTIQLVANCIDWAKHRRRKAAAKCHMQLNLQTFLPQFAIVKEASTHDSTEAYQLCQNLKSGEIAVFDKAYVDFKHLADLDRRELFWVTRAKDNMKYRFVKQNTEPKGDIQYDALIELEMPKSYEAYPKQLRLVKAYVEVNGEKKLMKFITNNTQWAPSSICGLYKCRWGIEVFFKQIKQTLQLSDFLGHSQEAILWQVWTAMLAYILIRYIGFLGKWKGTFSRLFTLLRGVLFSRLDVFSVMAACGTARGSPRMVASPQQAYLPGFNM
- a CDS encoding sulfatase-like hydrolase/transferase, with protein sequence MGCFGAEGFETPNLDKMAAEGMRFTDFHVSQSVCSPSRAALMTGCYHPRVGISKALFPHVNRGLKPKEETLGTI